The following proteins come from a genomic window of Sesamum indicum cultivar Zhongzhi No. 13 linkage group LG10, S_indicum_v1.0, whole genome shotgun sequence:
- the LOC105172330 gene encoding probable E3 ubiquitin-protein ligase LUL4 isoform X2, which translates to MGLSWSKRHHHPQNHHNYPPLPPSSSSPVSPPPAIPAPPQPTSPTHASNPPVQPPSYAFAANAPYSAPQPPEQHPYPAFRPPPPPPPPLPPYNYNYNFSNYYSRPVNNMGQYPNYRPYYIPQISGWAPSVAPLPPPPPPLQPAPYVDHQSAKKIKNDVNVHKDTIRLQVDEQFPDCHLVSFTFDALVDGSITIFYFAKEGDNCRFTPVYPEIVPVKVPFQKGLGQKFCQPSGTGVDLGFFDTDDLSKPVEDIYPLVISAESRGPSMSIASSEELENTSPHAQISQAVLEKKDSGNFQVKVIKQILWIDNARYELREIFGISNSAEAAINDMESGKECIICMTEVKNTAVLPCRHMCMCSDCAKELRIQSNKCPVCRQPIEELLEIKVDEEAED; encoded by the exons ATGGGCCTGTCGTGGAGTAAAAGACACCACCACCCTCAAAACCACCACAACTACCCACCCCTCCCTCCGTCATCCTCTTCTCCCGTCAGTCCTCCCCCAGCAATTCCAGCTCCCCCTCAACCTACATCACCAACCCACGCTTCCAATCCACCCGTCCAACCACCAAGCTATGCTTTTGCTGCAAACGCCCCTTATTCTGCACCCCAACCACCGGAGCAACACCCTTATCCCGCCTTCCGTCCCCCTCCACCTCCACCCCCGCCTCTTCCCCCCTACAACTACAATTACAACTTCTCCAATTACTACTCGAGGCCCGTTAATAATATGGGTCAGTACCCCAACTACCGCCCGTATTACATCCCCCAAATTAGCGGGTGGGCCCCATCAGTTGCACCTCTTCCTCCGCCACCGCCACCACTTCAGCCTGCTCCTTACGTAGATCACCAGAGTGCCAAGAAGATCAAGAATGATGTTAATGTTCACAAAGACACCATAAGGCTTCAAGTGGATGAGCAGTTCCCAGACTGTCACTTGGTTTCTTTCACTTTTGATGCTTTGGTTGATGGCAG TATTACTATCTTCTATTTTGCCAAGGAGGGGGACAACTGTAGATTTACTCCAGTATATCCGGAGATTGTGCCTGTGAAGGTTCCATTCCAGAAAGGACTAGGGCAGAAATTCTGCCAGCCTTCAGGAACTGGCGTGGACTTAGGCTTCTTTGACACTGATGACCTGTCAAAGCCTGTAGAAGATATTTACCCACTTGTAATATCAGCAGAATCACGTGGACCATCAATGTCTATCGCTTCAAGTGAGGAGCTGGAAAATACATCTCCTCATGCCCAAATCTCTCAGGctgttttagaaaagaaagataGTGGAAATTTTCAGGTGAAAGTAATAAAGCAGATTTTATGGATTGATAATGCTCGTTATGAGTTGCGTGAGATTTTCGGGATCAGCAATTCAGCTGAAGCTGCCATCAACGACATGGAATCAGGAAAAGAATGTATCATTTGCATGACTGAGGTCAAGAATACAGCTGTGTTGCCATGCAGGCACATG